AATTAGAAGATTTATGGTATTTACACGATCTATTAAGTACTAAAAGGTACGAAATAGACGGCAAGTATGACTATGATTCTTCTACTGCGGTGTTCGATTTTGCTAAATTGATCAAAGAAGGCTGGCTTAGTCTTGAAGATCTTAAAGGTCTAAATGCCGAAATACTGTCTAAAATATCGGCTTTAGTTCGGATGTAAAAGTGATGGGGAATGGCATTAATTTAAAAATGCTATTCCCATATCCTAAAGACGGTAAGTAAAGCAATGCTGTAAAGGCGATCGCCTTGGACAAAATATTAAAAGCCTGAGATACAGAAATAGAATTAACTCCGAGCATTTCGATGAATAGCCCAGACACGGAGATAAAATAGTACTAACAAAGTAATTGTGACAATAGTATCGAAATGCAGGATACGAAATTAGAATACGATAGCTGGCTATCTGAACAGGTCAAGTTACTGCGTACCAGGAACTTTGAGCATTTAGACATTAATAATCTGATTGAGGAATTAGAGGCATTGGGTAGAGCAGAAAAGTCGGCGGTCAAAAGCCTGACATATCAGATTATTTTGCATCTATTGCTAATCGATTATTGGTCAGACGAATCTGTTTATAACAAAGATCATTGGCGTGCAGAGGTCGATGCTTTCCAACTTCAATTAGAGGACAAGCTAACAACTAATTTAAAACAGTTGATTGAAGATAATTTGCCTAGACTGTACGAAAAGGCAAAAACAAATGCTGCACGAAAAAGTCGTCTAAGGGAAGATTGTTTTCCATCTTGCTGTCCTTATACTCTAGGAGATATTGAAGGTAGGCTAGATGACTAATTCACAAAATGAATATCAGACAATCATCATCAGTTAGTTACGAATGGGAACATTTAATCGTGAATAACTTAAAAAAATTAAGCCAGTTACACGATCGCGATTTGAATCTTTGGATTGAAGAAATGGCGATCGCTATTAAAAATAGAGACGTAACCACTATGGACTGGGAGAATTTATTAGATGAAATTGAAGATATGGGAGCGAGTCAAAAAAGAGCTTTAAGAAGTTATTATTATCGACTCGTAGAACATATTTTAAAACTTAGAGACTGGCACGCAGAAAAAAAAAGGAATGAGGCTAAATGGCGTGTAGAAATATCAAATTTTCGTAGAGCAATTAAAGATATTTTAGAGGATTCTCCTAGCTTAAGAAGCTATCTCCAGGAAAATCATCTTAACTGGTTTAACAAAACTACTGATAACATTTCAAAAAATCAACTGTTTAAACTTACAGATATAACTGCAATACCTTTAGATAAAATGATAGACGATGATTATTTTGGGTAAAGATATTCATCGCGATCGCTAAAGACAAAGTTCAATTCTTATCAAAATACTCAGCAAGCTCTAATTAATGGGTAAATATGGTTTTGCTATTGTTTATCATCCTGACTATGTTGCGCCTCTGCCTGATGCTCATCGCTTTCCCATGCCCAAATTTAAGATATTGCGAGATTTATTACTCAAGGATGAAGTTATTAAGCCAGAACAGATTTATCAGCCAGAATTACCTGATTTAGAGTTGATTGAGCTAGTTCACACTTCTGAATATGTTCAGGCATACTGCAACGGGACATTGGAACATAAGGCACAACGTCGTATTGGTTTACCCTGGAGTCAGGCGTTAGCTCATCGTACCCGTATTGCTATCGGTGGGACTATCTTAGCTGCGAAATTAGCTTTAGAGTATGGTTGCGCCTGCAACACGGCGGGGGGAACACATCACGCTTTTCCTAGCTATGGATCGGGTTTTTGTATCTTTAACGATCTGGCGATCGCCTCTCGTGTATTGCAGCATCAAGGATTAGTCAACAAGATTTTAATTGTCGATCTCGATGTACACCAAGGAGACGGTACAGCCTTCATTTTTCAAGATGACGATAGCGTATTTACCTTTTCGATGCACTGCGAGGCAAATTTTCCAGGCAGAAAACAAAAGAGTGATTTTGATGTTCCATTGCCTATTGGTTTAGATGATGATGGATATTTGCAAATCTTAGCCAGTCATTTATCAGACTTACTTACTCAGGTAAACCCAGATTTAGTATTATTTGATGCGGGGGTAGACACCCATGTGAGCGATCGCTTGGGTAAACTGTCTCTTACCGACTGGGGCATATATCGACGGGAAAGAATGGTTT
This DNA window, taken from Pleurocapsa sp. FMAR1, encodes the following:
- a CDS encoding DUF29 domain-containing protein, encoding MQDTKLEYDSWLSEQVKLLRTRNFEHLDINNLIEELEALGRAEKSAVKSLTYQIILHLLLIDYWSDESVYNKDHWRAEVDAFQLQLEDKLTTNLKQLIEDNLPRLYEKAKTNAARKSRLREDCFPSCCPYTLGDIEGRLDD
- a CDS encoding histone deacetylase family protein — translated: MGKYGFAIVYHPDYVAPLPDAHRFPMPKFKILRDLLLKDEVIKPEQIYQPELPDLELIELVHTSEYVQAYCNGTLEHKAQRRIGLPWSQALAHRTRIAIGGTILAAKLALEYGCACNTAGGTHHAFPSYGSGFCIFNDLAIASRVLQHQGLVNKILIVDLDVHQGDGTAFIFQDDDSVFTFSMHCEANFPGRKQKSDFDVPLPIGLDDDGYLQILASHLSDLLTQVNPDLVLFDAGVDTHVSDRLGKLSLTDWGIYRRERMVLSTCKAGGYAVASVIGGGYGKDMSALVYRHSLLHRAAKEVY
- a CDS encoding DUF29 domain-containing protein codes for the protein MNIRQSSSVSYEWEHLIVNNLKKLSQLHDRDLNLWIEEMAIAIKNRDVTTMDWENLLDEIEDMGASQKRALRSYYYRLVEHILKLRDWHAEKKRNEAKWRVEISNFRRAIKDILEDSPSLRSYLQENHLNWFNKTTDNISKNQLFKLTDITAIPLDKMIDDDYFG